Proteins from one Vulgatibacter sp. genomic window:
- a CDS encoding DMT family transporter, with amino-acid sequence MYKWLFVLLPILGGVAGGLQAPINGALGKRIGVFEAAAVSFTVGAAVGWLVKWVVGRGDMGRLAGAPLWQLVGGALGLVFVTSLIIAVPRTGAAVAIFAALLGQLAFVLLADHFGWLGLTKIPFGPGRAVGLVLMLAGVLLVYRSR; translated from the coding sequence ATGTACAAGTGGCTCTTCGTCCTCCTCCCCATCCTCGGCGGCGTCGCCGGCGGCCTGCAGGCACCGATCAACGGCGCTCTCGGCAAGCGGATCGGCGTCTTCGAGGCTGCAGCCGTCTCGTTCACCGTCGGCGCGGCGGTGGGCTGGCTGGTCAAGTGGGTGGTCGGACGGGGCGACATGGGCCGGCTCGCCGGCGCGCCCCTCTGGCAGCTGGTCGGCGGGGCCCTCGGCCTCGTCTTCGTCACCAGCCTCATCATCGCGGTGCCGCGGACCGGGGCGGCGGTGGCGATCTTCGCTGCGCTCCTCGGGCAGCTCGCCTTCGTGCTGCTCGCCGATCACTTCGGCTGGTTGGGGCTCACCAAGATCCCGTTCGGCCCGGGCCGCGCCGTGGGCCTCGTGCTCATGCTGGCAGGGGTGCTCCTCGTCTACCGCTCGCGCTGA
- a CDS encoding deoxyribodipyrimidine photolyase produces MVPAIRIRSCNDAPIRPGGDYVLHWMVAFRRTGWNFALQRSVEHAKALGKPLVVLEALRVGYRWASDRLHRFLLQGFGENRDALAKKPVLYHPYVEPVHGHGKGLLEALAARACVVVTDDYPAFFLPHMLDAAAGRLGVRLEAVDANGLWPMRATQRVFTTAASFRLHLQRNLRPHLEQLPKADPLRGVALPTLRALPRSITARWPAADHALLRGDVGAVAKLPLDHTVPPVELHGGSSAAVQRWRRFLRDRLGSYVDHRNDPDEDAASGLSPWLHFGRISVHQIFSELAAREGWSAERLPKSGGGKRAGWWRMSPGAEAFLDELVTWRELGFNRCALRTADYDRYETLPPWALRTLEDHASDERPQLYTHAALEEARTADPIWNAAQRQLLEEGRIHNYLRMLWGKKVLEWSPTPQAALATLVELNNKYALDGRDPNSWSGILWCFGRYDRAWGPERPIFGKVRYMSSASTARKVHLKRYLERFGDQRER; encoded by the coding sequence ATGGTCCCGGCGATCCGCATCCGCAGCTGCAACGACGCTCCGATCCGCCCCGGCGGCGACTACGTGCTCCACTGGATGGTGGCCTTCCGTCGCACCGGCTGGAACTTCGCCCTGCAGCGGTCGGTGGAGCACGCGAAGGCCCTCGGCAAGCCGCTGGTGGTGCTCGAAGCGCTGCGGGTGGGCTACCGCTGGGCCAGCGACCGGCTCCACCGCTTCCTCCTCCAGGGCTTCGGCGAGAACCGGGACGCGCTGGCGAAGAAGCCGGTGCTCTACCACCCCTACGTCGAGCCGGTGCACGGCCACGGGAAGGGGCTGCTCGAGGCGCTGGCGGCGCGCGCCTGCGTCGTGGTCACCGACGACTACCCGGCCTTCTTCCTCCCCCACATGCTCGACGCAGCGGCGGGGCGCCTGGGCGTGCGCCTCGAGGCGGTGGACGCCAACGGCCTGTGGCCGATGCGGGCCACCCAGCGGGTCTTCACCACCGCCGCCTCCTTCCGCCTCCACCTCCAGAGGAACCTCCGCCCGCACCTCGAGCAGCTGCCGAAGGCCGATCCCTTGCGCGGCGTCGCGCTGCCCACCCTGCGCGCGCTGCCGCGATCGATCACCGCGCGCTGGCCTGCCGCCGACCACGCGCTCCTGCGCGGCGACGTGGGCGCTGTCGCGAAGCTGCCCCTCGACCACACCGTCCCGCCGGTGGAGCTCCACGGCGGGAGCAGCGCCGCGGTGCAGCGCTGGCGGCGCTTCCTCCGCGATCGGCTCGGCAGCTACGTCGATCACCGCAACGATCCCGACGAGGACGCTGCCAGCGGCCTCTCGCCCTGGCTCCACTTCGGCAGGATCTCGGTCCACCAGATCTTCTCCGAGCTGGCGGCACGGGAGGGCTGGTCGGCGGAAAGGCTGCCGAAGAGCGGCGGCGGAAAGCGTGCCGGCTGGTGGCGGATGTCGCCAGGGGCGGAGGCCTTCCTCGACGAGCTCGTCACCTGGCGCGAGCTCGGCTTCAACCGCTGCGCGCTGCGCACCGCCGACTACGATCGCTACGAGACGCTGCCTCCGTGGGCGCTGCGCACTCTCGAGGATCACGCTTCCGACGAGCGGCCGCAGCTCTACACGCACGCCGCGCTCGAGGAGGCGCGCACCGCCGATCCGATCTGGAACGCGGCGCAGCGGCAGCTCCTCGAGGAGGGCCGCATCCACAACTATCTCCGCATGTTGTGGGGAAAGAAGGTCCTCGAGTGGTCGCCCACGCCGCAGGCCGCCCTCGCCACCCTCGTCGAGCTCAACAACAAATACGCTCTCGACGGCAGGGACCCCAACTCCTGGAGCGGGATCCTCTGGTGCTTCGGTCGCTACGACAGGGCCTGGGGCCCGGAGCGGCCGATCTTCGGCAAGGTCCGCTACATGAGCTCGGCCTCCACCGCGCGCAAGGTGCACCTGAAGCGCTACCTCGAGCGTTTCGGCGATCAGCGCGAGCGGTAG